A portion of the Fulvia fulva chromosome 1, complete sequence genome contains these proteins:
- a CDS encoding Nascent polypeptide-associated complex subunit beta, translated as MLEWFFGKSFNPDQDIPSLAGKVILITGGNTGLGKETVKQLAKHDPQEIFLAARTPSKAETAISEIQQAVPNGKVSFIEMDLTSFASVKKAAQDFKARSDRLDILINNAGIMAVPYSKTKEGYEIQFGTNHMGHALLTQLLLPTLLKTAEQPNSDVRVVNVSSEGHNLAPGIVYDQDRLAKYSTWRRYGQSKLANILHARELQRRYPSITATSVHPGVISTDLYGSQKETNPVIRIFLPLMKPLLMDVPGGAKNSLWTATTAPKDEVRTSPYWKPVGIASGGSFWYAQKPELAKELWDWTEQEIQKWEKGKGTPRRKVKKVHKSSGTDDKKLQTTLKKMNVQPIQAIEEVNMFKADGNVIHFSAPKVHASVPANTFAIYGNGEDKELTELVPGILNQLGPDSLASLRKLAESYQSLQKGAEGEEKKDDDDDEIPDLVEGENFESKGDVE; from the exons ATGTTGGAATGGTTCTTCGGAAAGAGCTTCAATCCTGATCAGGACATACCAAGTCTTGCAGGAAAAGTCATACTGATCACTGGCG GCAACACCGGTTTGGGAAAGGAGACCGTTAAGCAATTGGCAAAGCATGACCCACAGGAGATATTCCTCGCAGCTCGAACTCCGTCCAAGGCCGAGACTGCCATTTCCGAGATCCAGCAGGCAGTACCAAATGGCAAGGTATCCTTTATTGAGATGGATCTGACCTCATTCGCGTCCGTCAAGAAGGCCGCGCAGGACTTCAAGGCGCGATCAGATCGGCTGGACATACTGATCAACAATGC GGGTATCATGGCAGTTCCATATTCGAAGACCAAAGAGGGATACGAGATTCAGTTTGGTACCAATCACATGGGTCACGCCCTTCTTACCCAGCTGCTGCTACCCACGCTTCTCAAGACTGCCGAGCAGCCCAACTCTGATGTCCGCGTGGTCAACGTTAGTTCAGAAGGACATAATTTGGCTCCAGGAATCGTATACGACCAAGACCGCCTTGCAAAGTATTCCACATGGAGGAGGTACGGCCAGTCCAAGCTCGCAAATATCTTACATGCCAGAGAATTGCAGCGGCGATATCCTTCAATTACAGCAACCAGTGTGCATCCTGGTGTAATATCGACAGATCTCTATGGTTCTCAGAAAGAGACAAATCCAGTGATCCGAATCTTTTTACCGTTGATGAAACCACTGCTGATGGACGTCCCTGGAGGTGCGAAGAACTCGCTCTGGACCGCGACGACGGCGCCTAAAGACGAGGTCAGAACGTCGCCGTACTGGAAACCGGTGGGCATTGCTTCAGGTGGTAGCTTTTGGTATGCTCAGAAGCCAGAATTGGCTAAGGAGCTGTGGGACTGGACCGAACAGGAGATCCAGAAATGGGAGAA AGGCAAGGGCACACCAAGAAGAAAGGTCAAGAAGGTCCACAAGAGCTCCGGCACCGACGACAAGAAGCTGCAGACCACTCTCAAGAAGATGAATGTGCAGCCCATCCAGGCCATCGAGGAAGTGAACATGTTCAAGGCCGATGGCAACGTCATCCACTTCTCCGCGCCAAAGG TCCACGCATCCGTCCCAGCCAACACTTTCGCCATCTACGGCAACGGCGAGGACAAGGAGCTCACCGAGCTCGTGCCAGGCATTCTTAACCAGCTCGGCCCAGACTCGTTAGCCTCTCTCCGAAAGCTGGCCGAGAGCTACCAGAGCCTGCAGAAGGGCGCCGAGGGCGAGGAGAAGAAGGACGATGATGACGATGAGATACCAGATCTCGTCGAGGGCGAGAACTTTGAGAGCAAGGGCGACGTCGAGTAA
- a CDS encoding ABC transporter G family member, with the protein MWRSVRVASLLALLSLPWDVIAGHQIHQYYTSNDDLLLQRDPFSIYEKRPEDCPPCFNCNLDDFKCMQYGNCTKSSGKCSCPPGFGGEDCSLPLCGSLADGKDRMPRQGNAPCQCDDGWEGINCNVCKTNQACNAMMPNGEDGVCYREGVVQKENFQICDITNRKILDMLKEKKPQATFSCNAERAECNFQFWVDQQESFYCALDTCSWDMKATDDRNTTTYRCENLKCSCVPDRMLCGAPNSIDLGDFLDQEIKGPAEFTSVSTDGGSDKDGSIFSEPAMNGLISSVFGDKSIFLKCNSGECLYKTEVPGYERPIKTINTPLIAGVISGCALFVVAVVLLVFFMSRRGSALGHRYGLIHLSDDEEEENARLLADHKPATLHFENVCYNLKGKQILTNIMGSVRPGELLAIMGASGAGKTSFLDILARKKKSGLVTGEFWLNGEKVADDDFRSVIGFVDQEDTMLPTLTVHETILDSALLRLPKTMSRAAKEQKVEDVERQLGIYNIRHQIIGSEETGRGISGGEKRRVGIACELVTSPSILFLDEPTSGLDAYNAFNVVESLVTLVKSYNRTVVFTIHQPRSNIVALFDQLLLLAQGRIVYSGPFRECQDYFDTVGYSCPPGFNIADYLVDLTMHATADLDADDFDDTNFNGEVDGRTTRASSTMAVKSIPSVSNVSIGESMGSGQTEPLLRPKGKRKTSIRQQQERQLFSRKSTEQQQQPPSSNHSASDGGFGDPESTRQQWLKLSKQQGAPPPQILDDPHSLPPATPGATGTNLDVLVTSYIQSEVASDLLSDIKSTISDANGSNGHAHGGPNGNTNGKLKGYAKPWIHTQFFILSRRTWRNLYRNPMLMLTHYAIAIVLAVFTGFLFYGLTDDLKGFQNRLGFFFFLLALFGFSTLTSLTVFAPERLLFLRERAKGYYHPLAYYLSKVVFDIVPLRLIPPLIMGCIVYPMTGLIPAWGEFFKFILFIVLFNLAAAMICLFIGIVVRNAGVANLLGVLVMLFSLLFGGFLLNHETIPKPLLWLQSLSIFHFGFEGLIVNEVRYLSLIDKKYGLDIEVPGSAILSSFGFNVLALWNDVVGLAVFCGVFLVLGYAAIHAFLVEQR; encoded by the exons ATGTGGCGATCTGTGCGCGTTGCGTCCTTGCTCGCGTTGCTGTCTTTACCATGGGACGTGATAGCAGGGCACCAGATACACCAGTACTACACCTCGAACGACGACCTCCTCCTGCAACGAGATCCGTTCTCCATCTACGAGAAGCGACCCGAAGACTGCCCGCCATGCTTCAACTGCAACCTGGACGACTTCAAGTGCATGCAATATGGCAACTGCACCAAGAGTAGTGGAAAGTGTTCATGTCCGCCTGGATTCGGTGGCGAAGACTGCAGCTTGCCTTTGTGTGGGTCGCTGGCAGATGGCAAGGACCGCATGCCCAGGCAAGGCAATGCGCCTTGCCAGTGTGATGATGGTTGGGAAGGCATCAACTGCAATGTGTGCAAGACCAACCAGGCCTGTAACGCTATGATGCCGAATGGCGAAGATGGAGTCTGCTATCGAGAAGGTGTGGTACAGAAAGAGAATTTCCAAATATGCGACATCACAAATCGGAAGATTCTGGATATGCTCAAGGAGAAGAAGCCACAGGCTACATTCAGCTGTAATGCGGAAAGAGCAGAGTGCAACTTTCAGTTCTGGGTGGATCAGCAGGAGTCGTTCTACTGCGCGTTGGATACTTGCAGTTGGGACATGAAGGCGACTGACGATCGCAACACGACGACATATCGCTGCGAGAATCTGAAGTGCAGCTGCGTGCCGGACCGTATGCTATGTGGTGCTCCGAATAGTATCGATCTTGGAGATTTCCTGGACCAAGAGATCAAGGGACCTGCTGAGTTCACGTCCGTGAGCACAGATGGTGGCTCAGACAAAGATGGTAGCATTTTCTCTGAGCCCGCCATGAACGGTCTGATATCAAGCGTCTTCGGTGATAAGAGTATCTTCCTGAAGTGCAACAGCGGAGAATGCTTGTACAAGACTGAGGTCCCTGGCTATGAGCGACCGATAAAGACAATCAACACCCCACTCATCGCTGGTGTCATCTCCGGGTGTGCGCTTTTCGTCGTGGCCGTGGTACTTTTGGTCTTCTTCATGAGCCGGAGAGGCTCTGCACTCGGACATCGATACGGCCTCATTCATTTGTCTGACGACGAAGAGGAAGAAAACGCTAGGCTTCTGGCAGATCACAAACCAGCTACGCTACACTTTGAGAACGTCTGCTACAATTTGAAGGGCAAACAGATTCTCACCAACATCATGGGCTCTGTTCGTCCCGGTGAGCTCCTAGCGATCATGGGTGCATCTGGAGCCGGCAAGACATCCTTCCTTGACATACTCGCTAGAAAGAAGAAGTCTGGGCTGGTCACTGGCGAATTCTGGCTGAACGGCGAAAAGGTGGCCGATGACGACTTTCGTAGTGTCATTGGCTTCGTGGATCAGGAAGACACGATGCTGCCTACTTTGACCGTACACGAGACCATTCTGGATTCTGCACTCCTCCGTCTGCCAAAGACTATGAGCCGTGCCGCCAAGGAACAGAAGGTCGAAGACGTTGAGCGGCAACTCGGTATTTATAATATTCGACACCAGATCATCGGCTCAGAAGAGACTGGTCGCGGCATATCAGGTGGCGAGAAACGTCGTGTTGGTATTGCTTGCGAACTAGTGACGAGCCCCAGCATCCTATTCCTTGACGAGCCGACTTCTGGTCTCGATGCCTACAACGCTTTCAACGTGGTAGAGTCTTTGGTGACCCTGGTGAAGTCTTACAACAGGACAGTTGTGTTCACGATTCACCAGCCTCGCTCGAACATTGTTGCGCTCTTCGACCAGCTACTTCTTCTAGCACAAGGAAGGATTGTGTACAGTGGGCCTTTCCGAGAGTGCCAGGACTACTTTGACACTGTTGGCTACTCGTGTCCTCCAGGGTTCAACATCGCTGATTACCTGGTTGACCTGACGATGCATGCCACCGCAGATCTTGATGCGGATGACTTTGATGATACCAACTTCAACGGCGAGGTGGATGGCCGTACAACGCGAGCTAGCTCTACCATGGCTGTGAAGAGCATACCAAGCGTGAGCAATGTAAGCATTGGCGAGTCGATGGGCTCTGGTCAGACAGAGCCACTACTTAGACCCAAGGGTAAGCGAAAGACAAGCATCAGGCAACAGCAAGAACGACAGCTCTTCTCGAGGAAGAGTACAGAGCAGCAACAGCAGCCACCCTCGAGTAATCACAGCGCAAGTGATGGCGGTTTCGGCGACCCCGAGAGTACACGACAGCAGTGGCTGAAGCTATCGAAGCAGCAAGGCGCTCCACCACCGCAGATACTGGATGATCCACACAGCCTGCCTCCCGCTACGCCTGGCGCAACAGGCACGAATCTTGACGTACTCGTGACATCGTACATCCAGTCTGAAGTAGCTTCGGATCTGCTAAGCGACATCAAGAGCACCATCTCAGACGCAAACGGCAGCAACGGACATGCCCACGGCGGACCAAATGGAAACACCAACGGCAAGCTCAAGGGCTATGCGAAGCCATGGATCCACACGCAATTCTTCATTCTCTCGCGGAGGACATGGCGCAATCTCTACCGGAACCCTATGCTCATGCTTACGCATTACGCCATTGCCATCGTCCTGGCTGTGTTTACCGGCTTCCTCTTCTACGGTCTTACCGACGATCTGAAAGGCTTCCAGAACCGTCTGGGATTCTTCTTCTTCCTGCTCGCACTATTCGGCTTCAGCACACTTACCTCGCTCACCGTCTTTGCGCCAGAGCGGTTACTGTTCCTGAGGGAGCGAGCGAAGGGTTACTACCATCCTCTGGCATATTACCTATCGAAGGTCGTCTTCGACATTGTGCCACTGCGCCTCATCCCGCCTCTCATCATGGGCTGCATTGTCTACCCAATGACGGGCTTGATCCCGGCGTGGGGAGAGTTCTTCAAGTTCATCCTGTTCATCGTGCTGTTCAACCTCGCAGCGGCGATGATATGCTTGTTCATCGGCATAGTGGTACGCAATGCAGGTGTTGCGAACTTGCTTGGTGTGCTGGTCATGCTGTTCAGTCTGCTGTTTGGCGGCTTCTTGCTGAACCATGAGACGATTCCCAAGCCACTGCTGTGGCTGCAATCG CTTTCGATCTTCCATTTCGGCTTCGAAGGCCTTATTGTCAACGAGGTCCGCTATCTTTCGCTCATTGATAAGAAGTATGGTCTCGACATCGAGGTTCCCGGATCTGCGATCTTGTCCAGCTTCGGCTTCAATGTGCTAGCGTTGTGGAACGACGTGGTGGGACTGGCAGTGTTCTGTGGTGTGTTCCTTGTTCTCGGGTATGCAGCTATTCATGCCTTCCTGGTCGAGCAGCGATAA
- a CDS encoding Glycylpeptide N-tetradecanoyltransferase, with product MADKTAKQGTADAQLATDIADRSLDDPAKTSKAADDLAAGTNNDEDVDDNEEDEAGEADAAGSPNAKKKRKPRKKKKKADAADEADVISPQAQTQGLPSNKPVSANDIPALLQQLQLSAPNKKEGKAPEDYKFWNTQPVPKFREPNLLQTTSGGEGEAKPEGPILPSEICRKSAKAEPEKLVDGFEWCEIDLEDKEELQEFYDLLFNHYVEDTDGSFRFNYSVEFLAWALKPPGWKKEWHIGVRTKSTADGKKGKLVASITGIPVTLLVRGQKVNASEINFLAIHRKLRNKRLAPVLIKEVTRRCYLNGIYQALYTAGTLLPTPISTCRYFHRSLDWEHLYKTGFSHLPPGTTELRQKYKYRVESQTAIKGLRPMKPADIPAVKDLLVRYSERFQLRQEFTDEEIAHWICSDTSKSVVWSYVVEENGKITDFISYYLLESTVLRASRRETIRAAYLYYYATDTAFAKGKKQEVQEGLQSRLQALVHDALILAKKDDFHVFNALTLLDNPLFLKEEKFEPGDGKLHYYLFNWRTALLPGGIDAKNNIDTTKMGGVGVVML from the exons ATGGCGGACAAGACAGCCAAGCAGGGCACTGCAGATGCTCAGCTCGCTACCGACATTGCAGACCGATCACTAGACGACCCTGCAAAGACATCGAAAGCCGCAGACGACCTTGCAGCAGGCACCAACAACGACGAGGATGTCGATGACAATGAAGAAGACGAAGCGGGAGAGGCAGATGCGGCAGGCAGCCCAAATGCGAAGAAGAAGCGCAAGCCACgaaagaagaagaagaaggcagaTGCTGCAGACGAGGCAGATGTGATATCACCACAAGCACAGACACAAGGACTACCGTCAAACAAGCCCGTATCTGCCAACGACATTCCAGCGCTGCTCCAGCAACTACAACTTTCGGCGCCGAACAAGAAAGAGGGCAAGGCGCCGGAAGATTACAAGTTCTGGAATACACAGCCTGTGCCCAAGTTCAGAGAGCCTAATCTCCTACAGACGACAAGCGGCGGAGAGGGTGAGGCAAAGCCAGAGGGACCCATCCTCCCCAGCGAAATCTGCAGAAAGAGTGCGAAGGCCGAGCCTGAAAAGCTAGTGGACGGGTTTGAGTGGTGTGAGATTGATCTTGAGGATAAAGAGGAGCTGCAAGAGTTCTACGATCTGCTCTTCAACCATTACGTTGAAGACACAGACGGCTCCTTCCGCTTCAACTACTCCGTCGAATTCCTCGCATGGGCGCTGAAGCCGCCCGGCTGGAAGAAGGAATGGCACATCGGTGTAAGGACAAAGTCGACAGCAGATGGAAAGAAGGGCAAGCTCGTAGCATCGATCACTGGTATCCCCGTCACACTCTTGGTCAGAGGCCAGAAGGTTAACGCGAGCGAGATCAACTTCCTTGCGATTCATAGAAAGCTTCGCAACAAGCGTCTCGCTCCCGTGCTGATCAAAGAAGTCACAAGAAGATGCTACTTGAACGGCATCTACCAGGCGCTCTACACCGCCGGCACCCTGCTACCAACACCAATTAGCACATGTCGATACTTCCACAGGTCGCTTGATTGGGAGCATCTCTACAAAACTGGCTTCAGTCATCTGCCACCGGGCACTACCGAGCTCAGGCAGAAGTACAAGTACAGAGTCGAGTCACAGACTGCAATCAAGGGACTCCGCCCTATGAAGCCTGCTGATATTCCAGCGGTCAAGGATCTGCTTGTGCGATACTCTGAGCGCTTCCAGCTTAGGCAGGAGTTCACCGACGAGGAAATCGCTCACTGGATATGCTCAGATACTTCAAAGAGTGTGGTGTGGAGCTACGTCGTGGAGGAGAATGGCAAGATTACTGACTTCATCTCGTACTACTTGCTTGAG TCCACAGTGCTCCGTGCATCGAGAAGGGAGACGATCCGCGCCGCTTACCTCTACTACTACGCCACCGATACAGCTTTTGCTAAGGGCAAGAAGCAAGAAGTTCAAGAAGGCTTGCAGTCGCGACTACAAGCCCTTGTCCACGATGCGCTCATCCTGGCCAAGAAGGATGACTTCCACGTCTTCAATGCACTCACACTACTCGACAACCCGCTCTTCTTGAAGGAGGAAAAGTTCGAACCAGGTGACGGCAAGCTGCACTACTACCTCTTCAACTGGCGGACAGCGTTGCTACCTGGTGGCATCGATGCGAAGAATAACATCGATACCACGAAGATGGGTGGTGTTGGTGTGGTCATGCTATAA
- a CDS encoding Dehydrogenase citC: protein MSEPNEGLNGRRMDHPRGKCIVGSSAINLMALIYPSKSGLDAWAEMGNEGWDHESMAPYYRKFQMHVPPSEEIQEALGIDYLDSEFTGTSGPNKQSFPQVLNPLHKAWIDSWKTLQRHGNPVNGIGNGGFTAPSSVNIETGRRSFAGLEYYEPIKDRPNIRVIVDAHVERIVLEKGTASSATATGVIFHRHGQRNLAHTSKEVAPGVLQPSMLIYIVENLQDHLMAGPCFEVADGVATTDMMIRDPEAIKQAMKQYDESHSGPLSWGGGYNYGYTPLVDFITPQPREDLKALLDKHLPPTNSPNFKAEALHHAFIRKIIESPDEPSAAMLCVTCQHHPQRDRILEKLAITEPENYFTIYTQLSHPFSPGSIHITSPSFRTRLTLKTNYLSHPLDIEIFARHIMQCEKIAQTQPLASFLKPGGRRLPEGHDALSLEAAIEMARACAESNYHPSGTCAMMPEELGGVVNERLVVHGTRNLRVVDASVFSG, encoded by the exons ATGTCAGAGCCCAACGAAGGTCTCAACGGCCGTCGAATGGATCACCCGCGTGGCAAGTGTATCGTCGGTTCGTCTGCGATCAATTTAATGGCCTTGATCTACCCTTCGAAAAGCGGGCTCGATGCTTGGGCGGAAATGGGGAATGAAGGCTGGGACCATGAGTCTATGGCTCCCTACTACCGCAAGTTTCAGATGCATGTGCCGCCTTCGGAGGAGATTCAGGAAGCTCTTGGGATTGATTATCTTGATTCGGAATTCACTGGTACGTCAGGACCCAACAAACAATCGTTTCCTCAGGTCCTGAATCCACTTCATAAGGCGTGGATCGACTCGTGGAAGACGTTGCAGCGTCATGGGAATCCGGTTAATGGCATTGGTAATGGTGGCTTTACTGCGCCATCTAGTGTCAATATAGAGACTGGACGGCGCAGTTTTGCTGGGTTGGAGTACTACGAGCCCATCAAGGACAGACCCAATATTCGCGTCATTGTCGATGCACATGTTGAGCGGATCGTGCTGGAGAAGGGTACTGCTTCGTCAGCCACCGCTACAGGCGTGATATTCCATAGACATGGACAGCGAAACTTGGCTCACACATCCAAAGAG GTTGCGCCCGGCGTCTTACAGCCCTCGATGCTAATCTACATCGTAGAGAACCTGCAGGATCACCTGATGGCTGGCCCGTGCTTCGAGGTCGCCGACGGCGTTGCTACAACGGACATGATGATTCGAGATCCTGAAGCGATCAAACAAGCGATGAAGCAGTACGACGAATCGCACAGTGGACCGCTCTCTTGGGGTGGAGGATACAAC TATGGCTACACGCCCCTGGTCGACTTCATAACTCCCCAGCCACGCGAAGACCTCAAAGCACTTCTCGACAAACACCTCCCACCAACCAACTCCCCAAACTTCAAAGCCGAAGCATTACACCACGCCTTCATACGAAAGATCATCGAATCCCCCGACGAACCCAGCGCAGCCATGCTCTGCGTCACCTGCCAACACCACCCCCAACGGGACCGCATCCTCGAGAAACTCGCCATCACAGAGCCCGAAAATTACTTCACAATCTACACACAGCTCTCCCATCCTTTCTCACCCGGGAG CATCCACATCACCTCCCCCTCCTTCCGCACCAGATTAACCCTCAAAACAAACTACCTCTCCCACCCCCTCGACATCGAAATCTTCGCCCGGCACATAATGCAATGCGAGAAAATCGCGCAAACACAACCTCTCGCCTCCTTTCTCAAGCCCGGGGGCCGGCGTCTCCCGGAGGGCCACGATGCGCTGAGTCTCGAGGCAGCGATCGAGATGGCGAGGGCGTGCGCGGAGAGTAATTACCACCCCTCAGGGACGTGTGCGATGATGCCGGAGGAGCTAGGAGGGGTGGTGAATGAGAGGCTTGTGGTGCATGGGACGAGGAATTTGAGGGTGGTGGATGCGAGTGTTTTTTCCGGTTGA
- a CDS encoding Beta-glucosidase 1B, with protein MTGKMLSPVALTSFLFCLHAFAWTPGRSANASVYHQPSGSKSICKPTPTAEPTASVPATCSATRTTTYKQFSYTVLTTTRYATAVPAPLTIDSSYGPPFSQASTLLPANATYTTYSLNRDFTTLQDGQYGQGAYARLWSPLTYNTSVPFTTTATPTPVASSELVFPPALYTACPQQADTCLDCYKLPEDFLWGVAGSAFQIEGGLTEAGRGPSGLDVLGALPNTEDYANAEVSNMNYWLYKQDIARLAAIGIPNYSFSISWTRIVPFGEVGSPINAAGLEHYEDLINTCIEYGIRPIVTLSHNDAPLNLTYQDPRFADAFLYYAKEVMTRYSDRVSHWVTLNEPNINFATDHYSVPHILMGHAKVYHWYKEVLKGAGLVTIKFANNLALPLDSTNPDDTRAALRYQDYILGIMSNPIYLVLQYPAEVLNTTGINLTALTADELSYINGTSDYWSFDPYTAGFATSPEGGIDACAANISDPLWPTCVVNTNVQQDGWLNGQGSYAYAYLTPQYVRQQLGFAWNMYKPKGVLIAEFGFNPFMENAKTLVAQQYDLERTLYYQWFLRDMLKSMYEDGVNVIGALAWSFVDNDEVTSYYQQYGLQHVNRTNGEFTRSYKQSIFDFVDFFHEFVET; from the exons ATGACCGGAAAGATGCTGTCGCCAGTAGCATTGACTAGCTTCTTGTTCTGTCTGCACGCATTTGCTTGGACACCAGGGCGATCAGCGAATGCTTCAGTCTACCATCAACCATCTGGTTCGAAGAGCATCTGTAAGCCTACTCCAACAGCAGAACCAACCGCATCG GTTCCTGCGACATGCTCAGCTACTCGTACAACAACTTACAAGCAGTTTTCGTACACTGTCCTGACAACAACACGATATGCTACAGCTGTTCCCGCACCCTTGACGATTGACAGCTCATATGGACCACCCTTCAGTCAAGCTTCGACGCTCCTGCCAGCAAACGCAACATACACAACGTACTCACTGAACCGTGACTTTACGACACTCCAAGACGGGCAGTATGGTCAGGGTGCCTATGCGCGACTCTGGAGTCCTTTGACCTATAACACAAGCGTCCCGTTCACCACGACCGCTACTCCAACTCCTGTAGCTAGTAGCGAGCTGGTATTTCCTCCCGCTCTTTACACAGCATGCCCACAGCAGGCAGACACATGCCTTGATTGCTACAAGCTACCCGAAGACTTCCTCTGGGGCGTTGCAGGCAGTGCCTTCCAGATCGAAGGAGGTCTGACTGAAGCTGGTAGAGGCCCAAGTGGACTTGACGTTCTTGGAGCGTTGCCCAATACGGAGGACTATGCCAATGCTGAAGTTTCCAACATGAACTACTGGCTCTATAAGCAAGACATTGCTCGGCTCGCTGCTATTGGTATACCGAATTACTCCTTTTCGATCTCTTGGACTCGCATTGTGCCATTCGGCGAAGTCGGTAGCCCAATCAACGCTGCTGGGTTGGAACATTATGAAGACTTGATCAACACCTGTATCGAATATGGTATCAGGCCGATCGTCACGCTTTCGCACAATGATGCACCACTCAACTTGACCT ACCAGGATCCACGCTTCGCCGATGCGTTCTTGTATTATGCTAAAGAGGTGATGACCCGGTATAGCGATCGTGTTTCGCACTGGGTCACTCTCAACGAGCCTAACATCAACTTTGCCACTGACCACTACTCTGTGCCTCACATTCTGATGGGTCATGCGAAGGTGTACCACTGGTACAAGGAGGTCTTGAAAGGCGCAGGCCTCGTCACCATCAAGTTCGCCAACAATCTCGCTTTACCACTTGACAGTACGAACCCAGACGACACGCGAGCAGCCCTGCGCTATCAGGACTATATTTTGGGCATCATGAGCAACCCAATTTACTTGGTACTTCAATACCCAGCTGAAGTGTTGAACACGACAGGCATCAATCTGACAGCATTGACGGCCGATGAGCTCTCCTACATCAATGGGACATCCGATTACTGGTCGTTTGATCCTTACACGGCGGGCTTTGCAACGAGCCCCGAGGGCGGCATTGATGCTTGTGCCGCCAATATCAGTGATCCTCTCTGGCCTACGTGCGTGGTCAACACCAATGTTCAGCAGGATGGATGGCTGAACGGACAAG GCAGTTACGCATACGCATACCTCACGCCTCAATATGTTCGGCAACAACTTGGGTTCGCTTGGAACATGTACAAGCCTAAAGGTGTTCTCATCGCGGAATTCGGGTTCAATCCTTTCATGGAGAATGCGAAAACCCTGGTCGCCCAACAGTATGATCTGGAGCGGACGTTGTACTACCAATGGTTCCTACGAGATATGCTGAAAAGCATGTACGAGGACGGTGTCAATGTGATTGGAGCACTGGCTTGGAGCTTTGTGGATAACGATGAGGTCACTTCA TACTATCAGCAATACGGCCTGCAGCATGTGAATAGGACCAATGGCGAGTTCACCAGGTCCTACAAACAAAGTATCTTTGATTTCGTAGACTTCTTCCACGAGTTTGTAGAGACATAG